GTGCCATGCTTGAAGTGGAAGTGGTGTTTTCCCAGGACGAAGTAGCCTGGGATTTGACCTTTCCGCATGGCTGTTCACTgaatttgtttgtgttttctctgcACTGCAGTGTCTCCACCTGTGCCTAGGAGGGCTCTGATGCCAGACTCCATGAGGGCATTGGTCACAGGCTGTAATTAGACATTAATACTCTCCAGCAATAAAAACCATTACTCTGATCTCCCCCAGGGAATTGTCCTGTCCTTTTGTATGAGCGCTCCTTTATTCTTCTCTCACTTGTAACAGTTGTCTTGCTAAGGCATTGTTTTGGTGAATCATACATATCGAagtgtgttttcttcttccctgttCTCCCACTCCTGTTGttcatgctctttttttttttccttgttactCTTCTTAAAATGTCTGTACTTTGCTCTTGTTTCCCTTTAAATGTTTGAATAATCAGCAGCAGTGGGCACAGAAAGATTTCTGTCGATGTGAGCTGTACTGGTAAGTGTTTGACACGGTTTGCTGAGTAGGGAAGggagggggcagtggggagagacttttattcagcagcagctttccatCACTTCCTCAGTTTCCTGTTTGCAAGGAGAGCTTTCAGACAGCCTTTACGGTGTTCCTCTAATCTCTAAATGCATGTTTCCCAAATCTATTCCACAGGTGCCAAcgaaaaagctgaagaaatatGAGAGAGAGTACCAAACCATGCGAGAGagtcagctgcagcaggaagatCCTATGGACAGATATAAGGTAGGAGATGCTATACAGGAACCTGTTCCACTGGCAGATCCCATGGGAGTGACCCGGTTCCAGCGGCCTAAGCAGAGGTGTGTATACCACACTCACCTccctgggatgtgctggtgcaGACCTTAGGGAAGTGCAGTGCCAGGTGAAACTCAGCCCCTTTCTTGAACAGGCACTTTAAACACTTGGACTTAGTAGTTCTTTCCCAGGAATATTTCAATCACAATTTGTAACTCTCAAGACATCTGCAAGTAGCCacatataatatttttcttctttcagtttatATGTTTGTAGGTAACTCTCCTGCTGTTTGCACTTTTATGGGAGATCTTCATGAGCCGCAGAAACAAAGGGGGATTCTCAGCTACAgacacagaaaggagaaaatacaCGTTGTTCTAGCGCAAGCTATGTGCAGTGGCATCCTCAGAGACTTTGGAAGATGAACTCTTCCTTGGCTGATATGATCCTTGTTGTTCATTCCTGTTTATACCAAGTGTTAGTAGTTTTTTGTTAAGATAATGCCTGGTACGGTgggacctgggggtccctggcactgctgcaagAGAATTAGCAGTGATGGATATCCTGCTTTAGGGcagcagagaaataaaggtTCAGT
This genomic window from Pseudopipra pipra isolate bDixPip1 chromosome 9, bDixPip1.hap1, whole genome shotgun sequence contains:
- the RABGAP1L gene encoding rab GTPase-activating protein 1-like isoform X7, which codes for MMEEVSIVVAYDAHVFSQLCEEDFLANLVAVSKPKAGVPTKKLKKYEREYQTMRESQLQQEDPMDRYKFICL